A genomic window from Gossypium hirsutum isolate 1008001.06 chromosome D10, Gossypium_hirsutum_v2.1, whole genome shotgun sequence includes:
- the LOC107914585 gene encoding uncharacterized protein isoform X5, with translation MVIISNSSRRASTTIEKLKNLGFDPSLFVGAITSGELTHQYLQRRDNAWFAALGRSCIHMTWSDRGAISLEGLGLQVIENAEEADFILAHGTEALGLPSGLVRPMSLDGLEKILEHCAAKKIPMVVANPDFVTVEARALSIMPGTLAAKYEKLGGEVKWMGKPDKGITQGEINSSTTADDVLDVRLTKTQLETLHKILGTPTTHGSLATQGTALNIAFESNNQSPWILDSGASDHMTGDSTLFHTYTPCHNKSRIRIADSSYSLVAGIGEVQMTEFFSR, from the exons ATGGTGATCATAAGTAATTCTTCAAGACGTGCATCAACAACAATAGAGAAATTGAAGAACCTAGGCTTTGATCCTTCTCTCTTTGTGGGAGCCATCACTAGCGGAGAATTAACACATCAGTACTTGCAAAG GAGGGACAATGCTTGGTTTGCTGCTCTCGGAAGGTCTTGCATTCATATGACCTGGAGTGACAGGGGTGCTATATCTCTTGAG GGTTTGGGCTTACAAGTTATTGAGAATGCTGAAGAAGCTGATTTTATCTTAGCCCATGGCACCGAAGCCTTGGGGCTTCCTTCAGGTTTGGTACGTCCTATGAGTCTTGACGGTCTTGAGAAAATATTAGAGCATTGTGCAGCTAAAAAGATTCCAATGGTGGTAGCTAATCCGGACTTTGTGACTGTTGAAGCTAGAGCTTTGAGTATTATGCCTG GTACCTTGGCAGCCAAATATGAGAAGCTTGGTGGTGAAGTGAAATGGATGGGGAAACCAGATAAG GGAATCACTCAAGGTGAAATTAATTCCTCCACTACTGCTGATGATGTTCTTGATGTTCGCTTAACCAAAACACAGCTTGAGACTCTCCATAAGATACTTGGTACTCCCACTACTCATGGATCTCTAGCCACTCAAGGTACTGCCCTCAACATTGCTTTTGAATCTAATAATCAATCTCCTTGGATACTCGATTCGGGCGCCTCCGATCACATGACAGGTGACTCCACGTTGTTTCACACCTACACTCCTTGTCATAACAAATCCCGAATCCGCATAGCTGACAGTTCTTACTCACTTGTGGCTGGAATAGGAGAAGTACAAATGACAGAGTTTTTCTCTCGATAA